A genomic region of Rhizobium sp. NXC24 contains the following coding sequences:
- a CDS encoding glutathione S-transferase — protein MKLLCSPASPFSSKVRMAARHLGIEFTEIHVDTNAGPALLVDNNPLGKIPTLLTEDGVSIFDSRAIMHHFHRLKGKTLYPAKESKRIDAEVLEALCDGTNDCLLSIVYERRLRDQDKQHQPWIDRQWTKVSRALAHLNAEPPKIGKKLHGGHFALASMIGYLQLRFEGQWEADHADLIDWASKFEKHFPDYQAMKPRA, from the coding sequence ATGAAGCTTCTCTGCTCGCCCGCTTCCCCCTTCTCCAGCAAGGTGCGGATGGCAGCCCGCCACCTCGGCATCGAGTTCACCGAAATCCATGTCGACACCAATGCCGGTCCGGCCCTGCTGGTCGACAACAATCCGCTCGGCAAGATTCCGACGCTGCTGACGGAAGACGGCGTGTCGATCTTCGACAGCCGCGCGATCATGCATCATTTCCATCGGCTGAAGGGCAAGACGCTTTATCCTGCCAAGGAGAGCAAACGCATAGACGCCGAGGTGCTGGAAGCGCTTTGCGACGGCACCAATGACTGCCTCCTGTCGATCGTCTACGAGCGGCGCTTGCGCGATCAGGACAAGCAGCATCAGCCATGGATCGACCGGCAGTGGACGAAAGTGAGCCGCGCGCTCGCCCACCTCAACGCCGAACCGCCGAAGATCGGCAAGAAACTGCATGGCGGGCATTTCGCTCTAGCGTCCATGATAGGCTATCTGCAACTGCGCTTCGAGGGACAGTGGGAAGCGGACCATGCTGACCTTATCGATTGGGCAAGCAAGTTCGAAAAACACTTTCCGGACTATCAGGCTATGAAGCCGCGGGCCTGA
- a CDS encoding 23S rRNA (adenine(2030)-N(6))-methyltransferase RlmJ, whose amino-acid sequence MNYRHIYHAGNFADVLKHAVLARLIRYMQNKDKAFRVLDTHAGIGLYDLSSEEAQKTGEWLDGIGRLLKAELVPQVANLLEPYLTAVRELNPEGGLRFYPGSPKLARMLFRPQDRLSAMELHPEDFQRLHRLFEGDHHARITELDGWLALGAHLPPKEKRGIVLVDPPFEEDGEYERLADGLAKAWRRFPGGTYCLWYPLKKDAPIKAFHEALQALEIPKMLCAELTVKSDRGFTGLTGSGLIIVNPPFTLKDELHALLPALKDMLAQDRFASQRAFWLRGEH is encoded by the coding sequence ATGAACTATCGGCATATCTACCACGCGGGCAATTTCGCCGATGTGCTGAAGCACGCGGTACTAGCCCGTCTCATCCGCTACATGCAGAACAAGGACAAGGCTTTCCGTGTTCTCGACACCCATGCAGGCATCGGGCTCTACGATCTCTCTTCGGAGGAGGCGCAGAAGACAGGCGAATGGCTGGATGGTATCGGCCGGCTGCTGAAAGCCGAACTTGTGCCGCAAGTGGCCAATCTGCTGGAGCCCTATCTGACCGCCGTCCGCGAGCTCAATCCCGAAGGTGGCCTGCGGTTCTATCCGGGCTCCCCGAAGCTTGCCCGCATGCTGTTCCGCCCACAGGACCGGTTATCGGCGATGGAGCTGCATCCGGAGGATTTCCAGCGGCTGCATCGGTTGTTCGAGGGCGATCACCATGCGCGCATCACCGAGCTCGATGGCTGGCTGGCGCTCGGCGCGCATCTGCCGCCGAAGGAGAAGCGCGGCATCGTGCTGGTCGATCCGCCGTTCGAAGAAGACGGCGAATATGAACGGCTGGCGGACGGACTTGCGAAAGCCTGGCGCCGCTTTCCCGGCGGCACCTATTGCCTATGGTATCCACTCAAGAAGGATGCACCGATCAAGGCTTTTCATGAGGCATTGCAGGCTTTGGAGATTCCGAAGATGCTCTGCGCCGAGCTGACGGTCAAAAGCGATCGCGGCTTCACCGGACTAACCGGCTCCGGCCTCATTATCGTCAATCCGCCATTTACGCTGAAGGACGAGCTGCATGCCTTGCTGCCGGCCCTGAAGGATATGCTGGCGCAAGACCGCTTCGCCTCGCAACGCGCCTTCTGGCTGCGCGGCGAACACTGA
- a CDS encoding molybdopterin oxidoreductase family protein has protein sequence MKYTNGMNIATPIHAKSPVGHTACPHDCPSTCALEIDLTEDGRIGRVRGAGDHSYTAGVICAKVARYAERLYHPDRLTKPLRRAGAKGEGQWQELSWDDALDEIADAFVKAEAKDGSEAIWPYYYAGTMGWVQRDSINRLRHAKRYSGFFSSICTNPAWTGFTMATGTLRGPDPREMGRTDCVVIWGTNAVATQVNVMTHAVKSRKERGAKIVVIDIYDNPTMKQADLALIVKPGTDAALACAVMHIAFRDGYADHAYMAKFADEPAGLEAHLKTKTPEWAAAITGLSVDEIEAFAKLVGTTKKTYFRLGYGFTRQRNGAVAMHAAASVATVLGSWQYEGGGAFHSNSDIFRMDASELTGRSMLDPDIRTIDQSQIGRALTGDAVALRHRGPVTAMLIQNTNPVNIAPEQRLVKRGFARDDLFVAVHEQFMTDTAEMADIVIPATMFVEHDDIYRAGGQNHILLGPKLVEPPPTVRSNLFVIEELAKRLGVADRPGFGFSAREMIDRILERSGLPDYDHFLEHKWFDRQPAFEDAHFLNGFAHPDGKFRFRPDWINQPAPNRPPEAVGLLGPHVALPEFPDQVDVIEVADPDHPFRLATSPSRNFLNSSFAETKTSRQKEGRPEVMINPADAAALDIAHGDLVQLGNLRGDIRIHARITAEVKPGVLIAEGLWPNKAHVDGEGINVLTGADPVAPYGGAAVHDNKVWLRKDRA, from the coding sequence ATGAAATATACAAACGGCATGAACATTGCGACCCCCATTCACGCCAAATCCCCGGTCGGCCACACGGCCTGTCCGCACGACTGTCCCTCCACCTGTGCGTTGGAGATCGATCTGACGGAGGACGGCAGGATCGGCCGCGTGCGTGGCGCGGGCGATCATTCCTATACCGCAGGCGTCATCTGCGCCAAAGTCGCCCGTTATGCCGAACGGCTTTACCATCCGGACCGGCTGACGAAGCCCTTGCGCCGCGCCGGGGCGAAGGGAGAGGGCCAGTGGCAGGAACTCTCCTGGGACGACGCGCTGGACGAAATTGCCGATGCTTTCGTCAAGGCTGAGGCTAAAGACGGCAGCGAAGCGATCTGGCCCTATTACTATGCCGGCACCATGGGCTGGGTGCAGCGCGATTCCATCAATCGGCTGCGCCATGCCAAGCGCTATTCCGGTTTCTTTTCCTCGATCTGCACAAACCCCGCCTGGACCGGCTTCACCATGGCGACGGGCACGCTGCGTGGTCCTGATCCGCGCGAGATGGGCCGTACCGATTGCGTGGTTATCTGGGGGACAAACGCGGTCGCGACCCAGGTCAATGTGATGACCCATGCCGTGAAGTCGCGCAAGGAGCGCGGCGCCAAGATCGTCGTCATCGATATCTACGACAATCCGACGATGAAACAGGCCGACTTAGCGCTCATCGTCAAGCCGGGCACGGATGCCGCGCTCGCCTGCGCCGTCATGCACATCGCCTTCCGCGACGGCTATGCCGATCATGCCTACATGGCCAAATTTGCCGACGAACCGGCAGGTCTCGAAGCGCATCTCAAGACGAAGACGCCGGAATGGGCGGCTGCGATCACCGGCTTATCCGTCGATGAGATCGAAGCCTTTGCCAAGCTGGTCGGCACGACGAAGAAGACCTATTTCCGCCTCGGCTACGGCTTTACCCGCCAGCGCAACGGCGCGGTCGCGATGCACGCGGCAGCTTCCGTCGCCACCGTGCTCGGCTCCTGGCAATATGAGGGCGGCGGCGCCTTTCATTCCAACAGCGATATCTTCCGCATGGACGCGAGCGAGCTGACCGGCCGGTCGATGCTGGACCCGGATATCCGCACGATCGACCAGTCGCAGATCGGCCGGGCACTGACCGGCGATGCCGTCGCTTTGCGCCATCGCGGCCCCGTGACGGCGATGCTGATCCAAAACACCAATCCGGTGAACATCGCGCCGGAACAGCGGCTGGTGAAGCGCGGCTTTGCGCGCGACGATCTCTTCGTCGCCGTGCACGAACAATTCATGACCGATACTGCCGAGATGGCCGATATCGTCATCCCGGCCACCATGTTCGTCGAGCACGACGACATCTACCGCGCCGGCGGGCAAAACCACATCCTGCTTGGCCCGAAGCTGGTCGAGCCGCCACCGACGGTGCGTAGCAATCTCTTCGTCATCGAGGAACTGGCGAAGCGCCTCGGCGTCGCCGATCGTCCCGGCTTCGGATTTTCGGCCCGCGAGATGATCGACCGCATTCTGGAGCGAAGCGGTCTGCCGGATTACGATCATTTCCTCGAACACAAATGGTTCGATCGTCAGCCGGCTTTCGAGGATGCGCATTTCCTCAATGGCTTCGCCCATCCCGATGGCAAGTTCCGCTTCCGTCCCGATTGGATCAACCAGCCGGCTCCGAACCGGCCGCCGGAAGCTGTCGGCCTGCTCGGCCCTCATGTCGCGCTGCCGGAGTTTCCGGATCAGGTTGACGTCATCGAAGTTGCCGATCCCGATCATCCATTCCGGCTTGCCACATCGCCGTCGCGCAATTTCTTGAACTCGAGCTTCGCGGAAACGAAGACCTCTCGCCAGAAGGAAGGTCGCCCGGAAGTTATGATCAATCCCGCGGATGCCGCAGCGCTGGACATCGCCCATGGCGACCTCGTTCAGCTGGGCAATCTCAGGGGCGATATCCGCATTCATGCGCGCATCACGGCCGAGGTGAAGCCGGGCGTGCTGATCGCCGAAGGCTTATGGCCGAACAAGGCGCATGTGGACGGCGAAGGGATCAATGTTCTGACCGGCGCCGATCCTGTTGCCCCTTATGGCGGCGCGGCTGTTCACGACAACAAGGTCTGGCTGCGCAAGGATAGAGCATGA
- a CDS encoding NUDIX domain-containing protein — MNKFDEAKAEIVSEKTLSDQWTRLSSFDIDYTDSTGETHRVKREIYHRTPAACILLYDPKRETVILVRQFRLPAHLTGFPAWMIEVPAGLLDGDHPEEAIRREAMEETGFRVRDVRFLFKAFTSPGAVTEIIHFFAAVVDTTDRIGNGGGLAHEHEDIEVLEVPLAETMAMIEAGEIYDAKTIMLLQWAMLNKASLK; from the coding sequence ATGAACAAGTTCGACGAGGCGAAGGCCGAGATCGTCAGTGAGAAGACGCTTTCGGACCAATGGACGCGGCTCAGCAGCTTCGACATCGACTACACGGATTCGACGGGCGAGACGCATCGGGTGAAGCGGGAAATCTATCACCGCACGCCTGCCGCCTGCATTCTGCTCTACGACCCCAAGCGCGAAACGGTCATCCTCGTGCGGCAATTCCGCCTGCCGGCCCATCTCACCGGCTTTCCAGCCTGGATGATCGAGGTACCCGCCGGCTTGCTCGACGGTGATCATCCGGAAGAGGCGATCCGCCGCGAGGCAATGGAGGAAACCGGCTTCCGCGTCCGTGATGTCCGCTTCCTGTTCAAGGCATTCACCTCGCCGGGCGCTGTTACCGAGATCATTCATTTCTTTGCTGCTGTGGTCGATACGACGGACCGCATCGGCAACGGCGGCGGGCTTGCCCACGAACATGAGGATATCGAGGTGCTCGAAGTGCCGCTCGCCGAAACCATGGCGATGATCGAAGCCGGCGAGATCTACGACGCCAAGACGATCATGCTGTTGCAATGGGCGATGTTGAACAAGGCAAGCCTGAAATAG
- a CDS encoding alpha-D-ribose 1-methylphosphonate 5-triphosphate diphosphatase produces the protein MWLSNFTLVLPDEVVDQGAIRIEDGVIAEIRSEPVEAATFDGGGRLLMPGFVDLHGDMIEREIAPRPNATMPIDFGIHELDKKLAAAGVTTAYAAVSFATESVYGHVRSLETTSAVIKGINSLRDHLLIDHRVHARYEITNVGAAPTLERLLEDGVVDMVSLTDHTPGQGQYNNIEAYLLSMSERRGITREAAEEVLARRIALRQDPDIELKLRDIIGLTLKHKLSLASHDDDSAEKVAEMFDLGVTISEFPVTLPAAEEARRRGLWTLMGAPNALRGQSMSGNLSALDAAGAGLLGIIAADYHPAAFVPAIFKIAEVASGGLPAAVAMATAGAARAAGLTDRGEIAVGQKADLVAVEHGAVHRIRATFRNGRVVYSDGTLHPLMAMAA, from the coding sequence ATGTGGCTCAGCAATTTCACGCTCGTTCTTCCCGATGAAGTCGTCGATCAGGGGGCTATCCGCATCGAAGATGGCGTGATCGCCGAGATCCGGTCCGAACCGGTGGAAGCTGCGACATTCGATGGCGGCGGACGGCTGCTGATGCCGGGCTTTGTGGATCTGCATGGCGATATGATCGAGCGCGAAATCGCTCCGCGGCCGAATGCGACGATGCCGATCGATTTCGGTATCCATGAACTCGACAAGAAACTCGCCGCCGCCGGGGTCACCACCGCCTATGCCGCCGTCTCCTTCGCCACAGAAAGTGTCTATGGCCATGTCCGCTCGCTGGAGACCACCTCGGCGGTGATCAAGGGCATCAACAGCCTGCGTGATCACCTGCTGATCGACCACCGCGTTCATGCTCGCTACGAGATCACCAATGTCGGCGCGGCGCCCACGTTGGAGCGGCTCCTGGAAGATGGTGTCGTCGATATGGTCTCGCTGACGGACCATACGCCAGGGCAGGGGCAATATAACAATATTGAAGCCTATCTTCTCAGCATGTCGGAGCGCCGCGGCATCACCCGTGAAGCGGCCGAGGAAGTGCTGGCCCGGCGCATCGCCCTGCGGCAGGATCCGGATATCGAGCTGAAACTGCGCGATATCATCGGCCTAACCTTGAAGCACAAGCTGTCGCTCGCCTCGCATGACGATGACAGCGCCGAAAAGGTGGCCGAAATGTTCGATCTCGGTGTCACGATCAGCGAATTCCCGGTGACGCTGCCGGCCGCCGAAGAGGCGCGTCGTCGCGGCCTCTGGACGCTGATGGGGGCGCCGAACGCGTTGCGCGGCCAATCCATGTCCGGGAATCTGAGTGCGCTTGATGCGGCCGGCGCTGGCCTTCTCGGCATCATCGCTGCCGATTATCACCCGGCCGCTTTCGTGCCGGCCATTTTCAAGATCGCTGAGGTTGCCAGTGGTGGTCTACCGGCAGCCGTGGCCATGGCGACGGCTGGTGCCGCGCGCGCTGCGGGGCTCACTGATCGCGGCGAGATCGCCGTCGGCCAGAAGGCCGATCTGGTTGCCGTCGAGCACGGTGCTGTTCACCGCATCCGCGCCACCTTCCGCAACGGCCGCGTCGTCTACAGCGACGGTACGCTTCATCCCCTGATGGCAATGGCTGCGTAA
- the purN gene encoding phosphoribosylglycinamide formyltransferase, whose translation MSSSRKRVVVFISGSGSNMMALVKAAAASDYPAEIVGVISDKADAGGLAKAAAEGIATFAFVRKDFASKEAHEEAILAQLEALSPDIICLAGYMRLLSGRFIQRHEGRIINIHPSLLPLFPGLHTHQRAIDAGQRIAGCTVHFVTEGMDEGPAIGQAAVPVLTDDTAETLAARVLTIEHQLYPQSLRLLAEGKVRMEDGKAIAATKTPVARAPQIISLLGDIDQI comes from the coding sequence ATGAGTTCGAGCCGCAAACGCGTCGTCGTCTTCATCTCGGGCAGCGGCTCCAATATGATGGCGCTGGTCAAGGCTGCGGCGGCTTCGGATTATCCAGCCGAAATTGTCGGTGTGATCTCCGATAAGGCAGATGCCGGCGGTTTGGCGAAAGCCGCAGCCGAGGGCATTGCTACCTTCGCCTTCGTCCGTAAGGATTTTGCCAGCAAGGAGGCCCATGAGGAGGCAATCCTTGCGCAGCTCGAGGCGCTGTCACCCGATATCATCTGCCTCGCCGGCTATATGCGTCTTCTCTCCGGGCGCTTCATTCAGCGCCACGAAGGCCGGATCATCAATATCCACCCTTCGCTGCTGCCGCTTTTCCCCGGGTTGCACACGCATCAACGCGCCATCGACGCCGGCCAGCGGATCGCCGGCTGCACCGTGCATTTCGTCACCGAGGGCATGGACGAAGGCCCGGCGATCGGCCAGGCAGCCGTGCCGGTGCTGACCGACGACACGGCCGAAACGCTTGCCGCCCGCGTGCTCACGATCGAGCACCAGCTTTATCCGCAGTCGCTTCGGTTGTTGGCTGAGGGCAAGGTGCGCATGGAAGACGGCAAGGCAATTGCTGCCACCAAGACGCCCGTTGCCCGTGCCCCGCAGATTATTTCACTGCTCGGTGACATCGATCAGATCTAG
- the purM gene encoding phosphoribosylformylglycinamidine cyclo-ligase, translating into MSQSGKNGLTYSDAGVDIDAGNLLVEKIKPAVRSTRRPGADGEIGGFGGLFDLKAAGFTDPVLVAANDGVGTKLKIAIDANYHDTVGIDLVAMCVNDLVVQGAEPLFFLDYFATGKLDPDQGAAIVGGIAAGCREAGCALIGGETAEMPGMYSDGDYDLAGFAVGAAERGQLLPSGDIAEGDVILGLASSGVHSNGFSLVRKIVGISGLGWDAPAPFAEGKALGEALLTPTRIYVKPLLKVIRETHAIKALAHITGGGFPENIPRVLPKHLAAEIDLAAVQVPPVFSWLAKTGGVEAKEMLRTFNCGIGMIAVVAAENVAAVKAALEAEGESIVTLGRMIARDEGAAGTVYKGTLAI; encoded by the coding sequence ATGAGCCAGTCTGGAAAAAACGGTCTGACCTATAGCGACGCGGGCGTCGATATCGATGCCGGCAATCTGCTGGTCGAAAAGATCAAGCCGGCGGTTCGTTCGACCCGCCGCCCCGGCGCCGATGGCGAAATCGGCGGTTTCGGTGGCCTCTTCGACCTGAAGGCTGCGGGCTTCACCGATCCGGTGCTGGTGGCCGCCAATGACGGCGTCGGCACCAAGCTGAAGATCGCGATCGACGCGAACTATCACGACACCGTCGGCATCGACCTCGTCGCCATGTGCGTCAACGATCTTGTGGTCCAAGGCGCCGAGCCGCTGTTCTTCCTCGATTATTTCGCGACCGGCAAGCTCGATCCCGATCAGGGTGCCGCGATCGTCGGCGGTATTGCAGCCGGCTGCCGCGAGGCGGGTTGCGCGCTGATCGGCGGCGAGACGGCGGAAATGCCGGGCATGTATTCCGATGGCGATTACGATCTCGCCGGCTTTGCCGTGGGTGCGGCCGAACGCGGGCAGCTTCTCCCCTCCGGCGATATCGCCGAGGGTGACGTCATTCTCGGTCTTGCCTCCTCCGGCGTTCATTCCAACGGGTTTTCGCTGGTACGCAAGATCGTCGGCATCTCCGGTCTTGGCTGGGACGCGCCGGCTCCCTTTGCCGAGGGCAAGGCGCTCGGCGAAGCCCTGCTGACGCCGACACGCATCTATGTGAAGCCGCTTTTGAAGGTGATCCGCGAGACGCATGCCATCAAGGCGCTCGCCCATATCACCGGCGGCGGTTTCCCGGAGAATATTCCGCGGGTGCTGCCGAAGCATCTTGCTGCCGAGATCGATCTGGCCGCCGTCCAAGTGCCGCCGGTCTTCTCCTGGCTCGCCAAGACAGGCGGCGTCGAGGCCAAGGAAATGCTGCGCACCTTCAATTGCGGCATCGGCATGATCGCTGTCGTGGCGGCCGAGAATGTAGCGGCCGTCAAGGCAGCGCTTGAAGCCGAGGGCGAAAGCATCGTCACGCTCGGCCGTATGATCGCCCGCGACGAAGGCGCTGCCGGCACCGTCTACAAGGGCACGCTGGCAATATGA
- a CDS encoding AI-2E family transporter — protein MEQQVSGASLKRQVTFWVIVLVLFIVFLYLFSSILLPFIAGMSVAYFLDPVADRLERIGLSRFMATVVILVAFVLVFALALTIFIPIIINQFNDFIQHIPGYVQQFQKFIAHTQTTMLPIWIRDQLGAIKDNFSSILSDGLSFVGGLFAQIWSSGKALVNIISLMVVTPVVAFYILLDWDRMIAKVDAWVPRDHVSTVREIAREVDQAIAGFIRGQGSLCIILGVYYGVGLSLVGLNFGLLIGLFAGMISFIPYVGSLVGLFMALSVALVQFWPDYLWVGLTLAVFFTGQFLEGNVLQPKLVGESVGLHPVWLMFALFAFGALFGFVGLLVAVPAAAACGVLVRFALSRYLQSDLYYGRSEAGKARKAKAGNPENK, from the coding sequence ATGGAGCAACAAGTCAGCGGGGCGAGCCTCAAGCGCCAGGTCACCTTCTGGGTGATCGTGCTCGTCCTCTTCATTGTCTTTCTCTATCTCTTCAGCTCGATCCTCTTGCCCTTCATCGCCGGCATGTCGGTCGCCTATTTCCTCGATCCGGTCGCAGACCGGCTGGAAAGGATCGGCCTCAGCCGCTTCATGGCGACGGTGGTGATCCTCGTTGCCTTCGTGCTGGTCTTTGCGCTGGCACTGACGATCTTCATCCCGATCATCATCAATCAGTTCAATGATTTCATTCAACATATACCGGGCTATGTGCAGCAATTCCAGAAGTTCATCGCCCATACGCAGACGACGATGCTGCCGATTTGGATTCGCGATCAGCTCGGTGCTATCAAGGATAATTTCTCCAGCATATTGTCGGATGGGCTGAGCTTTGTCGGCGGCCTGTTCGCGCAAATATGGAGCTCCGGCAAGGCGCTGGTTAACATCATCTCGCTGATGGTCGTCACGCCGGTCGTCGCCTTCTATATATTGCTCGACTGGGATCGCATGATCGCCAAGGTCGATGCCTGGGTGCCACGCGATCACGTCTCGACCGTGCGCGAGATCGCCCGGGAAGTGGATCAGGCGATCGCCGGCTTCATCCGCGGGCAGGGCTCGCTCTGCATTATCCTCGGTGTCTATTACGGCGTCGGCCTGTCGCTTGTGGGGCTGAACTTCGGCCTGTTGATCGGCCTCTTCGCCGGCATGATCAGCTTCATCCCCTATGTCGGTTCGCTCGTCGGCCTGTTTATGGCACTGAGCGTCGCCCTGGTGCAGTTTTGGCCCGATTATCTATGGGTCGGCCTCACGCTCGCCGTCTTTTTCACCGGCCAGTTCCTGGAGGGCAATGTGCTGCAGCCGAAGCTGGTCGGCGAAAGCGTCGGCCTGCATCCGGTCTGGCTGATGTTCGCCCTTTTTGCCTTCGGCGCGCTCTTCGGTTTCGTCGGTCTGCTGGTTGCCGTTCCGGCCGCAGCCGCCTGTGGCGTCCTTGTCCGTTTTGCCCTTTCGCGCTACCTTCAAAGCGACCTCTATTATGGACGCTCGGAAGCCGGCAAGGCGCGCAAAGCCAAGGCCGGCAATCCTGAGAACAAATAG
- the hdaA gene encoding DnaA regulatory inactivator HdaA: MTDAKNADLRRKPAEQLPLAFAHDAASGRDDLLVAHPLSAAVKIVDSWPSWPSPVVILAGPVGSGKSHLANIWRERSGAIAIHPKAGSGAAVAAANGPVIFEDVDRLGFDDTELFHVINSVRENGTGLLMTSRLWPMSWPVTLPDLRSRLKAATVVEIGEPDEELLSQVIVKLFADRQLYIDDKLVLYIVNRMERSLNAAQLIVDRLDRLALGRGTRITRILAAEVLNELGNSAPAD, from the coding sequence ATGACCGACGCGAAGAACGCTGATTTGAGGCGCAAGCCCGCCGAACAGCTACCCCTGGCTTTTGCGCACGACGCCGCGAGCGGCCGCGACGACCTGCTGGTCGCCCATCCCTTGAGCGCGGCGGTGAAGATCGTCGATTCATGGCCATCTTGGCCGTCGCCCGTGGTCATTCTCGCTGGGCCGGTCGGTTCGGGAAAATCGCACCTTGCCAATATCTGGCGCGAGAGAAGCGGCGCGATCGCTATTCATCCGAAAGCCGGCTCCGGCGCAGCCGTGGCGGCGGCGAACGGCCCGGTCATCTTCGAGGATGTCGATCGCCTGGGCTTTGACGACACCGAGCTTTTCCATGTCATCAACAGCGTCAGGGAAAATGGCACAGGGTTGCTGATGACCAGCAGGCTCTGGCCGATGTCCTGGCCGGTGACGCTGCCCGATCTGCGCTCTCGGCTGAAGGCGGCGACGGTGGTGGAGATCGGCGAGCCGGACGAGGAATTGTTGTCGCAAGTTATCGTAAAGCTCTTTGCGGACCGTCAGCTTTATATCGATGACAAACTTGTTCTCTATATCGTCAACCGCATGGAACGGTCCCTAAACGCTGCCCAGTTGATCGTCGATCGGCTGGACCGCCTTGCGCTCGGCCGCGGCACCAGGATCACACGCATTCTGGCTGCTGAGGTATTGAATGAATTGGGTAATTCCGCTCCGGCTGATTGA